Proteins found in one Hippopotamus amphibius kiboko isolate mHipAmp2 chromosome 12, mHipAmp2.hap2, whole genome shotgun sequence genomic segment:
- the LOC130833319 gene encoding olfactory receptor 6C76-like codes for MRNRTSVTDFILLGLTDDPEIQAVIFFFLFLTYVLSITGNLTIIILTLLDAHLKTPMYFFLRNFSFLEISFTSVCNPRFLMSLLTGDKSISYNACAAQLFFFILLGSTEFFLLASMSYDRYVAICKPLHYTTIMSHKICYQLVGSSWLAGFLVIFPPLTMGLQLDFCDSNVIDHFTCDSAPLLQISCTDTSTLELMSFVLAVLTLMSTLTLVILSYSYILRTILRIRSAQQRKKAFSTCSSHMIVVSLSYGSCIFMYVKTSAKEGVTLTKGVAMLSTSVAPMLNPFIYTLRNQQVKQALKDVVRKILSPKTLI; via the coding sequence ATGAGAAACAGAACATCAGTGACAGATTTCATCCTCCTGGGTCTGACTGATGATCCAGAAATACAGgctgtgattttcttctttttatttctcacttatgTGCTGAGTATTACTGGAAACCTGACTATCATCATTCTTACCCTGTTGGATGCCCACCTGAAGAcccccatgtattttttcctcaggAATTTCTCCTTCTTAGAAATCTCATTTACTTCTGTCTGTAATCCTAGATTTTTGATGAGCCTTCTAACTGGAGACAAATCTATTTCCTACAATGCTTGTGCAGCTCAGCTTTTTTTCTTCATCCTCCTTGGTTCAACAGAGTTTTTCCTCCTGGCATCAATGTCCTATGATCGTTACGTGGCTATCTGCAAACCTCTGCATTACACAACCATCATGAGTCACAAGATCTGCTACCAGCTTGTAGGCAGCTCTTGGCTGGCTGGCTTCTTGGTGATCTTTCCACCCCTGACCATGGGGCTGCAGCTGGATTTCTGTGACTCCAATGTCATTGACCACTTCACCTGTGATTCTGCTCCTTTACTGCAAATCTCCTGCACAGACACcagcactctagagctcatgagcttTGTTTTAGCTGTGCTGACTCTCATGTCCACCTTGACGCTAGTAATCCTCTCCTACTCATACATCCTCAGAACAATTCTGAGAATCCGCTCAgcccaacaaagaaaaaaggcCTTTTCAACCTGCTCCTCCCATATGATTGTTGTCTCTCTCTCATATGGAAGCTGCATCTTCATGTATGTGAAAACCTCTGCGAAGGAAGGGGTTACTCTGACAAAAGGAGTAGCTATGCTCAGTACCTCTGTGGCTCCTATGCTGAATCCATTTATTTACACCTTAAGGAACCAGCAGGTGAAACAAGCATTGAAGGATGTTGTGAGAAAAATCCTTTCCCCAAAAACATTGATCTGA